One genomic window of Bradyrhizobium sp. B124 includes the following:
- a CDS encoding tail fiber protein, whose product MTFWKWSKTAGANATADSTCPFPEGMAPSALNDGTRGMMAAAAKYRDDISGAIVTTGSATAYVISSNQGFDTLAHMDGAMIAFTPHATNTAGPVTLNVDGLGVQPLRTAPGAELLSGVLIQGTPYVAFYRNADNAFYLRGLYGNPYNVPLAAGMDYWGFSTPNSSFAFPVGQAISRTTYSALFAMVGTTFGVGDGSTTFNLPDKRGRASVAADGGAGRISGAAFNYVGLSGVGGSQTQTLNTSNLPPYTPAGSVSASGTITTLVASAISQGSASGVQVAQPPGSVNNQGAFTAGLNVSAGFSGSPQGGSSQPFATVQPSIVCNYIMRII is encoded by the coding sequence ATGACGTTTTGGAAGTGGAGTAAGACCGCCGGTGCGAACGCGACGGCTGACAGCACTTGCCCGTTTCCGGAAGGTATGGCGCCTTCGGCGTTGAATGACGGCACGCGCGGCATGATGGCCGCCGCGGCGAAATATCGCGACGACATTTCGGGCGCGATCGTCACCACAGGGTCGGCAACGGCCTACGTGATTTCGAGCAACCAGGGCTTTGACACGCTGGCGCACATGGACGGCGCAATGATCGCGTTTACGCCCCATGCGACCAACACGGCCGGTCCGGTGACGCTCAACGTTGATGGGCTCGGGGTGCAGCCATTGCGGACCGCACCCGGTGCGGAGCTGCTTTCTGGCGTTCTCATTCAAGGGACGCCCTACGTTGCTTTCTATCGGAACGCGGACAATGCATTCTATTTGCGGGGTCTCTACGGCAACCCGTACAATGTGCCGCTCGCCGCCGGCATGGACTACTGGGGCTTCTCGACCCCGAATAGTTCATTCGCTTTCCCGGTGGGGCAAGCGATCTCAAGAACCACCTATTCAGCGCTTTTCGCGATGGTTGGGACTACATTCGGTGTTGGGGATGGATCGACCACCTTCAACTTGCCCGACAAGCGCGGGCGCGCTTCTGTTGCGGCTGATGGTGGCGCTGGACGGATCAGCGGTGCCGCTTTTAATTATGTCGGTCTTAGCGGCGTTGGCGGTTCGCAGACGCAGACACTCAACACGTCAAATCTTCCGCCCTATACGCCGGCGGGCAGCGTTTCTGCATCTGGCACAATCACGACGCTCGTAGCATCGGCGATCAGTCAAGGCAGCGCCAGTGGCGTGCAGGTTGCGCAGCCGCCGGGCTCGGTAAACAACCAAGGGGCATTCACCGCAGGCTTGAACGTTTCCGCAGGTTTCTCGGGCTCGCCACAGGGCGGCAGTAGCCAGCCATTTGCGACGGTGCAACCGTCGATCGTCTGCAACTATATCATGCGGATTATCTAG